One Bombilactobacillus folatiphilus genomic window, AAATAAGATTTCGAGTACGATGTTGAGGATGACGTGCTTTTTGGAAAAAATTAATCCCTAGCATAAAGAGCGTACCAACAAATAAATCACGAAAGATATTATTTGATAAGACCACTTTGTCATATTTAACTATGTTTTGCGTGATAAAAGTTAATAACGACATGAAAAACATGCTGAGATATAAGCGCAACATATATTTGGATTTGCTATGTGTGTGAGAAAACCCAATAACACTGGTGAAGAAAAAAATAGTGGCTACAGGTCGTCCAAACCAATCTAACCAATTGGGGGCACCAAATGGTAAAAACATTTGGTGGACGTGGTCAATCACCATGAGAATGATTCCTAAAATCTTAAGATCAAAAGTCGTTAAACCTTGTTTAAGTTTTTGTATACCAGCGTTCATTGTAATAAAATCCTCCTAGAATTGAGTGCGGAATAAGATTATATCTAGTTGTATATTTTATTGCAAGCATAATAAACATTTCAGACGACTTAAGTATTGGTTCATGATACTATAAAACTCAAGGAGGAGATTTATATGGAAGAAAAAGCAATTTTTGCAGGTGGTTGTTTTTGGTGCATGGTCAAGCCATTTGACACGATGCCTGGAATTAAGCGCGTCATTTCTGGCTATACAGGTGGTCATGTACCAAATCCGACGTATGAACAAGTTGCTAGTCACCAGACGGGACACACAGAAGCTGTAGAAATTATTTTTGATCCACAAGTTATTTCATATCAAGAATTAGTCAATATTTATTGGCAACAGACTGATCCTACAGATGCGATGGGACAATTTCAGGATCGTGGTGACAGTTATCGTCCGGTCATTTTTGTTCAAAATGAAGAGCAACAAAAAATTGCGGAACAATCCAAAAAAGAACTAGAACAAAGTGGTCGATTTGATCAACCGATTGTAACACAAATTGAACCTGCCCAACCATTTTATCCTGCCGAAGATTATCATCAGAATTTTTACCAAAAGAATCCGTTACGATATGAAATGGAAGAAGCTGGTGGACGGACGGCCTTCTTAAAAGATCATTGGTCAAAATAAAAATCGAATAAAAATACCGGCAAGAATGAAGGGCACAAAAGGCAAAATAATTCGGTGTCGGTATTTTTGATATAAAACTAAAAAGCCAAGACAAGCAAAGAAAGTTGCCAAGAGAATAATCTGCAAGACTGTTTGTAAATCAAAGGCTAAAATCAAAAGTAATAAAATTTCACAATCACCGAGACCAAAATGCCCTTTAAAAAGAAAATAAAGGCTTGCTAATGTCAAACTAAAAAGAATAATTGTCAGAAATTTGGACCAATTGGGGAAATTGAGGATGAGGCAGCTAATGACAGCAGGTATTAAAGTTAGCGGCCAAATATTTAAATAATAATAATCGGTAAACGCTCCTAAAGTTAGGGTAACGGCAACAATAATGAATAAAAAAGGATTAATCATTGTCTGGTTAATGGCTTCAATGCCAAAACAGAGTCCTAATAATTCAATGATAAAAATCCCCCGATGAATCCGATGGTGACAATAGGCACATTGACCGCGTAAACAGATATAACTAATCAGGGGAATTTCTTGATACCATTTGAGTTGGTGTTTACAGATGTCACAGCGTGAACGACCTTGGACGATGGAATAGCCTAGGGGGAGCCTAATAGCTGTGACACCAGCAAAAGATGCTAGACAAATACTAAAAAGTAATTCAAAAATAATCATATTTTCACCTCGTGTATAATTACGTTAACTAATCTCAATTTTGTTTTTAAAACTAATAAAATTTGGGCAAAGCCGAATTTGACAGTAGGGACGATTAATGATAACATATGATTTGTGTTTTTAGAGGTATTAGTGTGTCATAAACAGTTTGGAAAACCACATTAGGTGGTATTTTTATTTGTTAGAAAAAGAACCACCTGGATGTGTGTGCTTAAAAATAAGGAGGAACTTTTAATGCCAACAATTAATCAATTGGTACGTAAAGGTCGTAAATCAAGAACTTCAAAGTCAGATTCACCTGCTTTGAACTTCGGCTACAATAGTATGAAAAAAATCAGTACTGACAATCCTGCACCGCAAAAACGTGGTGTGGCTACGCGTGTCGGAACAATGACACCAAAGAAACCTAACTCTGCTTTGCGGAAATATGCTCGTGTGCGTTTGTCTAATTTGATTGAAGTAACAGCTTATATTCCTGGAATTGGTCATAACTTACAAGAACATAGTGTTGTGTTAATTCGTGGTGGACGTGTTAAGGATTTACCTGGTGTGCGTTATCATATTGTCCGTGGTGCTTTAGATACTGCTGGTGTAGATGGTCGGATGCAAGGTCGTTCTAAGTATGGCACAAAGAAGCCTAAATAGGTAACTAATTAAAATTTAGAGATAAGATGTGGGAGGATTTACAATGCCAAGAAAGGGTAGTGTCTCAAAACGTGATGTTTTGCCAGACCCAATTTATAATTCAAAGCTTGTCACTCGTTTGATTAATCATTTGATGGTTGATGGTAAAAGAGGTAAAGCTTCAACTATTCTTTATGATGCTTTTGATATTATTAAAGATAAAACTGGTAATGATCCAGTGGAAGTATTTGATGAAGCAATGAAAAATGTCATGCCAGTCTTAGAAGTTAAGGCTCGTCGAATCGGTGGTTCCAATTATCAAGTGCCAATTGAAGTGCGTCCTGAACGTCGGACTACTTTGGGCTTACGTTGGATTGTTAGCTATGCACGTTTACGCGGTGAACATACGATGGATGAACGTTTAGCTTCTGAAATCATGGATGCTGCTAATAATACTGGTGCAGCTGTGAAAAAACGTGAAGATACACATAAGATGGCTGATGCTAACCGCGCTTTTGCACATTATCGTTGGTAATTTGAAACCAATTTATTGAGAGGAGTACTAGTCTTATGGCTAATAAGCGTGAATTTCCTTTAGCAAAGACACGTAATATCGGTATCATGGCTCATATTGATGCTGGTAAAACAACAACAACGGAACGGATTCTGTATTATACAGGTAAAATTCACAAAATTGGTGAAACTCATGATGGAGCTTCCCAAATGGACTGGATGGAACAAGAACAAGAACGTGGAATTACTATCACATCTGCTGCCACGACAGCTGAATGGAAAGACAACCGAATCAACATTATTGATACCCCGGGACACGTGGACTTCACAATTGAAGTTGAACGTTCTTTGCGGGTATTAGATGGTGCCATTACTGTTTTAGATGGTCAATCAGGTGTAGAACCACAAACAGAAAACGTTTGGCGTCAGGCAACAACTTATAGTGTTCCTAGAATTGTTTTTGTGAACAAGATGGATAAATTGGGTGCAGATTTCGATTATTCTGTACAAACGATCAAAGATCGCTTGGATGCTAAACCTTTAGCAATTCAAATGCCAATTGGTGCCGAAGATGCTTTTGAAGGTGTCATTGATTTAATTGAAATGAAAGCTGATCTTTACGATGAAGATGAGTTAGGTTCCAAGTGGGATACGGTTGATGTACCTGAAGAATATTTAGAAGAAGCTCAAAAGCGTCGCGCTCAAATGATCGAAGGCTTAGCTGATGTTGATGACGCGATCATGGAAAAATATCTTGATGGTGCTGAAATCAGCAATGATGAAATTCGCAAGGCTATTCGTAAGGCAACAATTAACTTAGAGTTATTCCCTGTTTTAGCTGGTTCTGCCTTTAAGAATAAGGGTGTGCAAATGTTGATGGATGCTGTTGTTGATTATTTGCCATCACCATTGGATGTACGTCCATATAATGCAACGGATCCAGCTACTGGTGAAGAAATTGAATTAGTAGCTGATGATGATAAACCATTTGCTGGTTTAGCTTTCAAGATTGCTGCTGATCCA contains:
- the rpsG gene encoding 30S ribosomal protein S7, whose protein sequence is MPRKGSVSKRDVLPDPIYNSKLVTRLINHLMVDGKRGKASTILYDAFDIIKDKTGNDPVEVFDEAMKNVMPVLEVKARRIGGSNYQVPIEVRPERRTTLGLRWIVSYARLRGEHTMDERLASEIMDAANNTGAAVKKREDTHKMADANRAFAHYRW
- a CDS encoding TraX family protein gives rise to the protein MNAGIQKLKQGLTTFDLKILGIILMVIDHVHQMFLPFGAPNWLDWFGRPVATIFFFTSVIGFSHTHSKSKYMLRLYLSMFFMSLLTFITQNIVKYDKVVLSNNIFRDLFVGTLFMLGINFFQKARHPQHRTRNLIFGIILLAIPFIASLLVLPLTKAPIPVMITLSSLLPAIALAENNVMTLMIPLLYLFKDNRKWQCLIIAIFALAYGVVRTNQWLMILAIIPIWFYNGNKGRGMKSFFYIFYPTHIILLYLLSAVLYNLH
- the rpsL gene encoding 30S ribosomal protein S12 produces the protein MPTINQLVRKGRKSRTSKSDSPALNFGYNSMKKISTDNPAPQKRGVATRVGTMTPKKPNSALRKYARVRLSNLIEVTAYIPGIGHNLQEHSVVLIRGGRVKDLPGVRYHIVRGALDTAGVDGRMQGRSKYGTKKPK
- the msrA gene encoding peptide-methionine (S)-S-oxide reductase MsrA, producing the protein MEEKAIFAGGCFWCMVKPFDTMPGIKRVISGYTGGHVPNPTYEQVASHQTGHTEAVEIIFDPQVISYQELVNIYWQQTDPTDAMGQFQDRGDSYRPVIFVQNEEQQKIAEQSKKELEQSGRFDQPIVTQIEPAQPFYPAEDYHQNFYQKNPLRYEMEEAGGRTAFLKDHWSK
- a CDS encoding prepilin peptidase is translated as MIIFELLFSICLASFAGVTAIRLPLGYSIVQGRSRCDICKHQLKWYQEIPLISYICLRGQCAYCHHRIHRGIFIIELLGLCFGIEAINQTMINPFLFIIVAVTLTLGAFTDYYYLNIWPLTLIPAVISCLILNFPNWSKFLTIILFSLTLASLYFLFKGHFGLGDCEILLLLILAFDLQTVLQIILLATFFACLGFLVLYQKYRHRIILPFVPFILAGIFIRFLF